TGCTATACAGTCATTAATACGAGAAAATTCTGCGCTAAACCAAAAATTAAAAACTGTGGAGGCTTCTGTAGAATCTGTATAGCAAAGATTAAGTAATGTAGAAGACAAAATTAATGATGTCAAGGTAGAAAGACAACTTGGCAGAGGTATTGTAGATCATAAATAATTTCTTTTTCACATTCTTTAAAAGTTTAATGGTATGAGACTTGGATGGCCAATGGTATGTCTTATAGTACATAGACTGGTTTTGATCATAGGGATTTGATTAAACACTAATTATAGTTTTGGGCAGCAGAGAATAGAAATACAGTTGCAAAAGCCGGCTATTATAACTTTAAAAACGGCAAGCCTCTGGAATTGTATTATTTCAAATAATTCAAATGCTGTGCAAACTGTATATCTCCAAGGTCAAATAATTGAACGTAAAAATGGTAAAATGTATGAAGTTAGGTCTGGTGTTTTTAATTTAAAAACCGGAATAACTATTTATAATACAAATAATTACAATGACTTGAAAGGAGAAAAAGTTTTGGTATCCTCCAAAGGTTTTGAATGAAAAAAAATTTTAAAATGAAAAACAAGATTCAAATAAATACAATTTTTACTCTTTTGTCTATTATTGTATTGGCACAATCATGCTCAAAGTCAGAAAATACAGAACCTGTCAATAAAATAGAAGGCTCTTACACCTTAAGTGAGTATCAATTAGTTTCAGGGCCGAATAAAATTTTTGGACCTGATGGTAATGGGAGTTTCAAAGTTATCGGTTTTAATTATGATACAACCACATTAAAAAATGAAAACATTACGATTTCTAAACATTCTGTAAAAGACTCTTTTCGCATTTATGGTTTGAAGTATCCTGAATGGATTTGGCCCGAGATAAAAGTAAAAAGTATGAATGACAGCTTAAATTTTGATAAAAAATATTTATCAGGGCCACTTTCTTACAGTCTAATTGGATTTATTGCAATAAAAGGAGATAGCCTAAATTTAAAATATACGTTTTCAACTTCTAATTTAGACTATAATCTTCAATTTGATTCCAGACAGGTCAAAATTTACTCAGGTAAGGGAATAAGAAAATAATAAATAAAACTTTAAAATGGGAACAAATGTAAGGGTGTAGAAAAAATCCTTTTTAATGGATTTGTCTGATTTCCACATGCAATAGCTCGTATAGATGGTGACAATGAAGTGGCAAATATTCCTTTTCAAAATCCTGATGACTGCCGTTGGTGCTATACAAGCTTTATCAGAAAAATACACAAGACTTGAGAAAATAGAAAATAGTCAACGATATTTCTACTGATATTCAAATGTTGAAAGCCCATGTTGTGGAAAATAAGAACAATATTGTTGATAAATGATTTTTTTGTTCTCAGATAATAGAATTTATGGATTTAGGCGGATATTTAAACCCGGATTATGCATTGGAACTTCGTTATGAGAAGTTAAAATGCAATAAATCAGATATTTATATTCGAAAAGCGTAGCACAGCTACGGTTACAGAAGATAAATAGGGTCTGCTTGATTTAAACTAAACAATTGACTATTAGTTATATGTATTAAAATTTATTGGTTTCGATGCATGGCATTGTACTCATTTTGACTAAAACATTTGCACTTCACTCAGTCTTTTGCCCTGTGCGGGCGGCAGTTACTTTTTTGCATCTTTTGCTCTCACATATTCCTTTGGAATGCTTACCCAGAAAAAAAGTAACCAAAAAACGCTAGTTCAAAAAAAGGTAACTGAATGGTGCAGCTTTGCTGCATTTGAGTGATACGAAATCACTCAAAAATGAAGGCACTGATTTAAACTTAAATCAGCTAGGTGTATTGTTGTTCATTCCCGACCTACCCATCCCTTTCGGGTTCCTTCACTTCTCGCACTGTCATGCTCGACCTTACAGGATCGTTCAGTCCTGCATTTTTCTATCGCCTTGATTATGAATCGTTTAATTTGTATCATTGTAGACCGGCGATAGACGCACTTTTGACTCATCATTCTCTATCACTTGTTTTTGAACGATTTACCAGACCAATAGCTGTCTTTAAATTGAATATTTTGACTTTTTCAGCATGCCCTAAATAGTCCGCCGCGGCGGATTCTGATTTGCAGCAGTTTAGCTTCGGAATAGATTTTCTAATGTATAATCCGGGTTAAAATAATACTGATTCATGTTAAAAATTATGGGCATTGTCCACATGACAATGCCCATAATTTTTCTTCACCCTATCACCACTACCAATTCGGTAACATTCATCCCACCCCTACGCGCTGAATGCACAAATTGTGCATCCAATGATGTTACTCGTTGACTTACATTGATCAGTCCGTTTCCGTCGCTGTTATTGTTACCATGCGGGTCGAAGGCACGGCCATCGTCTTTAAGTATAAATTGCAGGTTGTTTTGGTCTGATTCGCAACGGAAAGATACTTCTTTAGCATCGCTGTGTTTAGCGACGTTATTGAGTAGTTCCTTCAAAACGAGAAAGATATTTTTACGCTGATCCATACTAAGTGATAGGTCACTATGACTGCAATTGTTCTCAATTTTAAGAAGTACATTTTTTGCTTTGAAAGTTTCTGAAGCGTATTTAGTGATACGGGTGAGGAGACTTTCTAATTTTTCATTAGATGGATTTACGACCCAGACTATGTCCTGGATACTTTCCATGGCTTCCTGTGCTCTGTCACCTATCTGTTGCACCCTTTCTTTTTCATAATGGTTTTCCAGATTTTTTAAGGCAGAATGACTCATAATGCTGATACTGGACAATGCACTACCGACCTCATCGTGCAGATCCTGGCTGATGCGTTTTTTCTCCAGTAAAAGTTTGAGTTCAGAAGCAGCAAATTTCTGGATTTCCTGATCGAGCATTAGCTTGCTTTTTGATTTTGCCTTTTTTTGGAAATAATAAAAAAACCATGCACTCAATAGAAGTAAACCAGACAATAAGATTACCCAAAGCAATTTGTCCTTTTTTTCTTCCGCCACTGTATTTTTGGACACTAATAATTCTTGTTTGGTTTGATTAAGTTCGGTACCAGTTGTTGTTGCTATTTCTTCTTTAGCAATTTCCTGGTAGTCCTGAGATCTGATGATTGAGTCATGGAGAGCCGTTTTTAATTTAAGGTGATAGTTGGCCATTTTATGATTGGCCATTTTCTCATATATGGTTGACAGGCTTTGATGCACAGCTTCTTGTTCCTGGAGTGAACCAGATGAAAGACTTAGTTGCAACGCTTTTTTGGCAGTGGATAAAGCTTCAAGATGATCTTTTTCACTTTTGATAAGGGCGATTTGATTGAGCAAGTAGCTTTTACTGATGGTTGACCCTGCTTTATCTAAAGCTGATACACATTCATTCAGCAGTTTTTGAGCCAACACATCATTTCCTTCTTTACTATAAGCGACGCCCATTTGTCCTACACTTAGTATAGATGTTATTTTATCCGCTTCATTGCGCATTTCATAGGCTTTCTTTGCAAATTCAAATAGTTTTTTTGAATTCCCGATTTTTGCATAGTATTTGGCATTGTTTAGATATAAATTAGCAAGATTTCTGTTATTCGGATTAGAAAGTAAGTATTTTTGGTACCATTCTTCCGCTTCTTTTCTACCCAATGCTGCATTGGTAATAAATTGATTAAAGTAGCATTGATTTAGTAATTCAATATTTACCGGAGTCTTATTACTTTCTAAATATTTTATAGCTGACAGATTGTAGTCAGATGCTTCCTTGTATTTGCCGTAATAGTAGGCATTGGCCCCTTTATTAAAGTTTACTACAGCCATAAGATTTCCATCTTTCAGTTCTTCAGCGTTTATTTTTGCAGATGCAAGATGAGTCTCTGCTTCTTTGTATTTGCCAAGTTCCATTTTTGTTGTTGACAAAGAATTGAGTGTGTTTACAAAGTTTCGTTTGTCATCTTCAGGTTTGATCAAAGTGAGCAATTCTTCGAAAGAGCTCTCAGCCTTAATAAAATCGCCTTGTTTGATATGAAAATTTCCCATTCTGTTGAGTGACAAAGCCAACTCTCTGGGATCTCCTAATTTTTTTCTTATGTGATAAGATGCTCCAAGATAAAAGCCGGCCAAGTCAATATTTCCCATCGCTTCCATTAATACGACCATATTATTATATATCGAAGCCAATCCTTTTTCATCATTTATACTCTTACGGTAATCGATTACTTTCTGATAATGATACAAGGCTTTGGTATAATCTTTTCCACGGTTAAAATGATTGCCTAATTTTTGATTTGCATTTGTGAAACCGACGCCATCTTTCAGAGCCTCAAAAAGAGTAAGACCTTCTTTGTAGCAAAAAAATGAAGAGTCGATTTTGTTTTCTTTGTAATAACAGTCTCCCAGGGTAAGAAAAGCCTTTGCAATTTCCTTACTTTTTTGATTTGATTCTCCCCTTTCCAAAATTTCGAGACATAAATGCTTGGATCTGCCTAAATCACTTCTATATAGTTGCTCAGCCTGATCATTCAGTTTTTTTAGATAGACTTCTAGGGTGTCTGTTTGACCATAAACTAATGAAAAGGTACATAGGATAAGACCAGAAAGTAATTTTTTGAGCATTTTTTATCATTATTTTGCAGTTATTAAAAAGTGTACAAAGAAATATGAATTATTATTTCATGATTTCAAGAATTATTGGTACAAATATAACTTTAATATTAATTTATTCACTCTTTTATTCTGAAAAATGCTTAAAAACACTAATCGTTCTCATAGCGTATTATTCCGTAAAAGAAATTAATCATTACCGCATGCTAATTATTCAGGATTAATTACAGGACGTATTGTGAGAATATTCGGTTGGTTAATGATCAGATTGCCATTTTGCTGAACGGTAAGTTTGCTTACAATAGAATTTGATAAATCAAAAGTCACCTCATGATTGGGACAAATGATAACTTCATAATCATCATCAGGGAGTGTGCTGTTATACCAGGTATTAAGATTACTCCATAATCCTGTACTTTTTGAAACTTTCTGATTTTGTGGTAATATATTGATATATAATGCAGTACCGGTTTTTTCAAGCCAAACATAGTCTGGATTAAATATTTGATCATCATCATTATTGATAAAGATGAATTGCAGCGAATTATCATAAGTGAGGTTAGGAAGGGTAGTAGAAAGATTGATTAGTACATATCTGCCTGGAACTAAATTTTGTGGAGACCCTAAATTTATCTTTATTTTACCATTAAGATGAGCACCATTCGTAAGAGTCATAGAATCTCTATTATCAAAATCGTATAATTCAAAATAAATCAAGGATGAGGTATCAAATACATTATTGCCTGAAGGGAAAAATAAATTGCCATAATCATAGCCAGGGCCAATTGTTTTACAATAAATTTGAGGACTATTCCAAACTTGGACCAGGCCTTCACCTTTAACACTTTTTACATTAATAGGCAAATTCGATTTAAACCTTACTATGTTAGGAGCACTTCCATACAAAAATACTTCTGTCGAATCTAAATCTGCAAGATCCCTTAATTCTAAATAAGTTCCATATAGGATAACTTTACCATTAAATTTCCATCCTGTTCCTTTAATAGTATCTGAGAAGTAAGCATAGGTCTCACTTTCTTGACCTGTGATAAATGATTTACCTGTTGTAAGCTGAACGCTTGTCAAATCTAAAACAATTTGGGCATAATCTTCTGTGTTAATATTTATGCCTATAGTGCAATCATTTTTAAAACTTGCTTCAAGGCTAATGTGTGCAGTTCTATTCAAGTCGGAAGTGATACTTCCTGATGTCATGATAAGAGATCGAATAAAATTACTGAAACCATTAAGTTTTGCGCTACCATGAGTGATATCATGCCTTAACACATTAAAATTATTATTTGCAATAATTTGGCCATAAAAGTTCTGTAATCTACTTACCTTAAATGTATCAGTTAACGTCAATGTAGCAAAGTCTACTGACACAATAGGGTAAGAACCATTAGTGCTAAAGTAAGAATCTGTGATATTATTAATTGTTCCATTGGCGAGGATGTTGAGGTTTTCTCCAACAGCCATAACGACAGCTCCATTACTAATAAAATTTACTTGACTCACTTTCACTGGACGGGCAACGTATATTATTGAATTTGCAGTGGTAGAAAACTTTTTAAGGTCAAATTGCCCATTGATAGTAAAATAAGTATTTGTAGGGAAAGGGTAATCAAATTTTATATTGGCTGTATTCGCTGTAGATCTAGATAAGTAAATATTATTACTAAGAAATATTACTGAACCTCCATTATCTATTAGATTTGCAGTAGATGCTTTAACATTAATATTGATTGGATTTAAGATTAAGGTACCACCTATTTTGACACTGACACTGTCGTTCGATCCTTCCCAAGTTAAATTGCCATTTATCTTTACTTCTTCAGTTATCTCCAGATTTCCTTTGCCATGAGAGAAAGGAGGAAGGTGAGATTTAAAAGTAGTATTACATGTCGTAGAAGTATTTATTTTTGCTGATATAATTGAATTGCCTAGATTTGCACTTTGTCTTATAAATAACTTACCACTTCCCGAAATTAAAGCTTTACTGCTATTTGATTCATCATAGTTTGTCACAAGACCTTTAATAATAATGCTATCAGCGGATGTAATATTTAATGTTCCACCCTGTACATAATAAGTATGATTGTGGGTCACATTTGTAAGCTTATTTGCGATGTTGATTTGACCTCCAGAAATGGCTTCAAAATTGCCACTATAATTTTCATAATTTCCAACTAATAGATTTAGACTTGCTCCATTCTTTACTCTTACATAATTGGAGACACTTGTGCCATATAGACCTTTAAAAGAATTAGCACCACTTTTAAATTCTAATGTTGAAGGGCTGGTGGTATTAGATAAAAAAATTGGTCCATTAATATTGATTGGGGCATTAAAATATATCCAACCTAAAGCAGTTAAATTAGTCATTAAGGTTGGACTCAAAATATTAGCATATCCTGTAGCACAATTTTTTAATACATTTCCAAGATTAATTGGTAGGTTGTTTAGATGTTGTAGTATGAAAGTTGGATTACCTAAGCCATAAAAGTTGAAATTTATGGTGGTATTTGTGATGCTAACACCTGCAGAATTTCCAACAATAAGATCCCCTTGATACCATGTAAGGGTTTGAGCTCTGGTGTGGGTTTTGAATACTGCTTGGGTATGTGCGAGTGGATCTCCCGTCATATATGATCTTATTATAATAGTTTGTGGAAGAAGTGAGTCTATGCCGCTAACAGTTCCTGCCTGAAAATATAAAACAGAAGGTGAAAATGTTTTCTCACAAAATATTTTAGAATTATTGGTTAGCGTACATTGGTTAATACTTACATTGGTATCTATTATTAGGGAGTCATTTGCAAGATCAACTGTTATATTGTCTACACTCTGTGGCACTCCTACAGGGCTCCAATTATTTGCGTTTGACCATAGCCTGTTTCCTCCTGAATTGGTAAAAACATAATTTGCTGCAAAGCCCTGATAAGTAATAATACAATAGAATAATGATAAAGAGACTTTAATGGATATGTGGTTTAATTTAATTTTTAAATTCATCTTAACTTGGTTTTAAACATAAATTTACAGAGCAAAAATATCTATTATGCGAGTAACAGTCTGTCATCCTTTTAGGTGACAAACTTAATAAGATTTAGAAAAATTTGTCACCCTTTCTTATGACAAACATAGATATAAAATCCCATTATTTTTGCGTCAAATAAAGATGATTGCCATGAAACATGATGTAAATTATTCTCAACCAAAACCAATAATAGTTAAAGATAAAAAACTTAAACGGATTATTACTCCTTCTGACATAGTGTATATTACTGCGAAGAGTAATTACTCATTATTAAAATTGGTTGATGGCGGCCAAATTTTTACTTCAAAAACGCTAAAATACTGGGTCAATACGATTGGTCCGAACCCCGGTTTTTTAAGGGTTCACCGAGGTACTTTAGTCAATAACGATCATGTCAGGGAATTTTTACCTAAAAAAAGAGTATTTATCGTCACCGGAAATCATGAATTATCAATTTCCAGAAGGTCACTAAAGTGTATAAGTTCTTAACCTAAGGATATTACTTTCTAAATATTTTATAGCTGACAGATTGTAGTCAGATGCTTCCTTGTATTTGCCGTAATAGTAGGCATTGGCCCCTTTATTAAAGTTTACTACAGCCATAAGATTTCCATCTTTCAGTTCTTCAGCGTTTATTTTTGCAGATGCAAGATGAGTCTCTGCTTCTTTGTATTTGCCAAGTTCCATTTTTGTTGTTGACAAAGAATTGAGTGTGTTTACAAAGTTTCGTTTGTCATCTTCAGGCTTGATCAAAGTGAGCAATTCTTCGAAAGAGCTCTCAGCCTTAATGAAATCGCCTTGTTTTATATGAAAATTTCCCATTCTGTTGAGTGACAAAGCCAACTCTCTGGGATCTCCTAATTTTTTTCTTATGTGATAAGATGCTCCAAGATAAAAGCCGGCCAAGTCAATATTTCCCATCGCTTCCATTAATACGACCATATTATTATATATCGAAGCCAATCCTTTTTCATCATTTATACTCTTACGGTAATCGATTACTTTCTGATAATGATACAAGGCTTTGGTATAATCTTTTCCACGGTTAAAATGATTGCCTAATTTTTGATTTGCATTTGTGAAACCGACGCCATCTTTCAGAGCCTCAAAAAGAGTAAGACCTTCTTTATAGCGTATCCGTCCGAGCAAGCACATTAAGGATTTTGTTTAAGTGGGAGCAGCACTTTCAGATCCTTTAACTAATCTATCCGGCTACATCTTTGTAATTAAAGCGCAATCTATCGTTGTAAAATTCTTTTTGTCCCACTTCAGGCCTGCCTGCATTTATATTTGACAAAGTACAAATAAATACAGAAAATTTTTATTAAAGTGCAATTTTGGGATTCCGCCGATAATATTGAGGCCCTGTAATCCATTATAGACTATGAAGCCACCCCCTTATAAGTGAATGACTTCATAGTACAATCTTAGCTAAGCTACATTCGACATTCTCCTATTCATTCCTAAGGGCTATAACTTATTACGTTTAAAAAAGCTGAAAAGATGGTCATTTATCAACTCTTTGTATCCGGGTATCATGGAAATTGAGTCGTATATAGTATGGGGAATACCATTGAGTTTATAATGCAGTACTTCTTTTTTACACTTTTTGCATGCAGGACCATCTACGGGAGTGATTTTTTTTGAACACCATGATGATCTCTGAATATCATAGCTACCTATCTCATATAGCGTTGATTCTGGTGAGGATAGACAATTATTATGTAGTGCCCAATCACCACAAGCTGCATATGCATTGTCAAAGTTAAGACAAAATAGAGTGCCTCCGGTATAAGGTATCGTACCGTCTTCTGTACCGTGTAATTGCATCAGAGGTATTTTCGGAACTGAATCAAAAGAATAGCCTTCCCACTTGTAAGCTGCAAAGGTGGCAATGGCCGCAAAATCGTCCATTTCTCTTACTAGAGAGTAGCAGAGACCAGCACCATTGCTTGTACCCATGGCATAAATTTTTTCTTCAATGATATTGTGAGATGCCTTCATTTCGTTTAGAATAGTCTCAACATAACAAATTTCATCTACTTCAGAAAGGCATGCATCATCAACATACCAATGGTAATCATTGTAAGATCGACCATAGACAGCAATAAATTTATGTGTGTCTACCCAATCACCAATTCTCTCTTTCCAAACACAAGCTTTGTTTTTAAGGCCACTACCCCTACCATGAAAAACCAATAGTAAAGGATATGAAACAGCAGGATTGTATGGTTCAGGGAGCTGTACGTAGTAATATCTGGGAGCGTCACATGA
The sequence above is drawn from the Saprospiraceae bacterium genome and encodes:
- a CDS encoding LytTR family transcriptional regulator; amino-acid sequence: MKHDVNYSQPKPIIVKDKKLKRIITPSDIVYITAKSNYSLLKLVDGGQIFTSKTLKYWVNTIGPNPGFLRVHRGTLVNNDHVREFLPKKRVFIVTGNHELSISRRSLKCISS
- a CDS encoding tetratricopeptide repeat protein, with the protein product MLGRIRYKEGLTLFEALKDGVGFTNANQKLGNHFNRGKDYTKALYHYQKVIDYRKSINDEKGLASIYNNMVVLMEAMGNIDLAGFYLGASYHIRKKLGDPRELALSLNRMGNFHIKQGDFIKAESSFEELLTLIKPEDDKRNFVNTLNSLSTTKMELGKYKEAETHLASAKINAEELKDGNLMAVVNFNKGANAYYYGKYKEASDYNLSAIKYLESNILRLRTYTL